A single region of the Epinephelus moara isolate mb chromosome 14, YSFRI_EMoa_1.0, whole genome shotgun sequence genome encodes:
- the psma3 gene encoding proteasome subunit alpha type-3, with product MSSIGTGYDLSASTFSPDGRVFQVEYAMKAVENSSTAIAIRCKDGVVFGVEKLVLSKLYEQGSNKRIFNIDRHVGMAVAGLLADARSLSEVAREEASNFRSNYGHDIPLKHLSDRVAMYVHAYTLYSAVRPFGCSFILGSYDKDDGPQLYMVDPSGISHGYWGCAIGKAKQAAKTEIEKLQMKEMTCRELVKEVAKIIYIVHDEVKDKAFELELSWVGEVTNGRHELVPKDVREEAEKYAKDSLEEEDDSDEDNM from the exons ATGAGCTCTATCGGGACCGGG TATGACCTGTCAGCCTCCACCTTCTCTCCAGATGGACGGGTGTTTCAGGTGGAGTACGCCATGAAGGCTGTAGAGAACAGCAg cacgGCCATAGCTATCCGCTGTAAGGACGGTGTTGTGTTCGGGGTGGAGAAGCTAGTTCTGTCCAAACTGTACGAGCAGGGCTCCAACAAACGCATCTTCAACATCGACAGACATGTTGGCATG gCGGTAGCCGGCCTGTTGGCTGATGCTCGCTCTCTGTCCGAAGTCGCCAGAGAAGAAGCGTCCAACTTCAGATCAAACTACGGACACGACATTCCACTGAAG CACCTGTCGGACAGAGTGGCCATGTACGTCCACGCCTACACACTGTACAGCGCTGTGCGGCCGTTTGGCTGCAG TTTCATCCTGGGATCATATGACAAAGATGACGGTCCTCAGCTCTACATGGTCGACCCATCCGGCATCTCACAC gGTTACTGGGGCTGTGCCATTggaaaagcaaaacaagccGCCAAGACAGAGATCGAGAAACTGCAG ATGAAAGAGATGACGTGCAGGGAGCTCGTCAAAGAGGTCGCCAAAAT AATCTACATCGTCCACGACGAGGTGAAGGACAAAGCCTTCGAGTTGGAGCTCAGCTGGGTCGGAGAAG TTACAAACGGACGACACGAGCTGGTACCCAAAGACGTCAGAGAGGAAGCTGAGAAATACGCCAAG gactctctggaggaggaggacgactCTGACGAAGACAACATGTAG